A single Microcoleus sp. FACHB-672 DNA region contains:
- a CDS encoding HAMP domain-containing protein: protein MSSNQAVQDRTDDLDEKQLLRILAAVKKGDFSVRMPLDQTGTAGKIADTLNDIIELNERMAAELERIGTVVGKEGKITQRASLGNAGGSWTASVNSVNTLITDLVQPTAETARVIRAVANGDLSQKIAPEIEGRPLKGEFLQTAKIVNTMVDQLSSFASEVTRVAREVGSEGKLGVQAEVQGVAGTWKDLTDSVNSMAGNLTAQVRNIAEVTTAVANGDLSKKITVDVKGEILELKNTINIMVDQLNSFASEVTRVAREVGTEGKLGVQADVRGVAGTWKDLTDSVNSMAGNLTAQVRNIAEVTTAVANGDLSKKITVDVKGEILELKNTVNIMVDQLNSFASEVTRVAREVGSEGKLGVQAEVRGVAGTWKDLTDSVNFMAGSLTAQVRNIAEVTTAVANGDLSKKITVDVRGEILELKNTINIMVDQLNSFASEVTRVAREVGTEGKLGVQAEVRGVAGTWKDLTDSVNSMAGNLTAQVRNIAEVTTAVANGDLSKKITVDVKGEILELKNTINIMVDQLNSFASEVTRVAREVGSEGKLGGQADVKGVAGTWKDLTDSVNFMAGSLTAQVRNIAEVTTAVANGDLSKKITVDVKGEILELKNTINIMVDQLNSFASEVTRVAREVGTEGKLGVQAEVRGVAGTWKDLTDNVNSMAGNLTAQVRNIAEVATAIANGDLSKKITVDVKGEILELKNTINVMVDQLSSFASEVTRVAREVGTEGKLGVQAEVRGVAGTWKDLTDNVNSMAGNLTAQVRNIAEVATAIANGDLSKKITVQVKGEILELKNTINVMVDQLSSFASEVTRVAREVGSEGKLGGQADVRGVAGTWKDLTDSVNFMAGSLTAQVRNIAAVTTAVANGDLSKKITVDVKGEILELKNTVNVMVDQLNSFASEVTRVAREVGTEGKLGVQAEVRGVAGTWKDLTDSVNSMAGNLTAQVRNIAEVTTAVANGDLSKKITVDVKGEILELKNTINIMVDQLSSFASEVTRVAREVGTEGKLGVQAYVKGVAGTWKDLTDNVNSMAGNLTAQVRNIAEVTKAVANGDLSKKITVDVKGEILDLKNTINVMVDQLSSFASEVTRVAREVGSEGKLGGQADVKGVAGTWKDLTDNVNSMAGNLTAQVRGIARVVTAVANGDLKRKLMLEAKGEIETLADTINEMIDTLATFADQVTTVAREVGIEGKLGGQAKVPGAAGTWRALTDNVNELAANLTTQIRTIAEIATAVTKGDLTRTINVQAEGEVAVLKDNINQMIANLRETTQKNTEQDWLKTNLAKFTRMLQGQRDLETVSKLILSELAPLVSAQHGVFYLMEAGITHQPFLKLLSTYAYRERKHLANQFHLGEGLVGQCALERERILLTEVPNDYIKISSGLGESTPLNAVVLPVLFEGQVTAVIELASFRRFSEIHLTFFDQLTESIAIVLNTIAASMRTEELLKQSTALAEELQTQQKELTETNKRLEQQAQSLKASEELLKNQQEQLQQTNEELEEKARLLSDQNREVERKNGEIEQARQSVEEKAEQLALTSKYKSEFLANMSHELRTPLNSLLILARLLSDNADGNLSPKQVEYTRTIHSAGTDLLGLINDILDLAKIESGTMSVEIDPLLFTDLSNQMERTFRQVAQDKGLSFSLVFDEKLPRAIYTDSKRLQQVLKNLLSNAFKFTDSGEVRLRVEQAIQGWSPEQETLNRAQTVVAFAVMDTGIGIAPEKQKVIFEAFQQADGTTSRKYGGTGLGLSISREIARLLGGEIVLVSSLGHGSTFTLYLPQTYMPPVNPPKPEDLHYLSLERRDSDGGRSSNLAQFRQWNPDKRKEEAPLLRAPSKENSTSNGAPDSESLQGFNNDPSSFAISQQLSDDRDNIQPGDQMLLIVEDDMNFARILLDLARQVGFKGLVALRSESGLTMAQELQPHAIMLDIRLPGMDGWTVLDRLKHNPATRHIPVHILTVEAARQRGLKMGALAYLQKPVSSEALVEGLVNIKRFVERPVKNLLVVVVNENQRQNIVELIGNSDVVTTVAGTGEEALSALKVGTDDAVGRPYDCVVIDLDLPDMNGLELIEQITQELTAGSGAGVPLPIIVYTEKTLTEQQALELKRISESIIIKVLSSPESLFNETALFLHRVQENLPEPKRQMIEKLYQIDPLLVGKKVLIVDDDVRNIFALTSMLERHQMHVLNAESGADGISKLQTIPDIDVVLMDVMMPTMDGYEAMRHIRQISKFRSLPMIALTAKAMKGDREKSLEAGASDYITKPVDTEQLLSLLRVWLYQ from the coding sequence CGGATACGCTCAACGATATCATCGAACTCAATGAAAGGATGGCCGCTGAATTAGAGCGGATTGGCACCGTTGTTGGGAAAGAAGGTAAAATTACCCAGCGGGCATCACTAGGAAACGCCGGCGGTTCTTGGACAGCAAGCGTTAATTCTGTCAATACCCTCATCACAGATTTAGTCCAGCCCACAGCCGAAACTGCCAGAGTCATTCGGGCGGTTGCAAATGGTGATTTATCGCAAAAGATCGCACCCGAAATAGAAGGCCGACCCCTAAAAGGAGAATTCCTTCAAACCGCCAAAATTGTCAACACAATGGTTGATCAACTGAGTTCCTTCGCCTCAGAAGTAACACGGGTGGCGCGAGAAGTCGGTTCGGAAGGGAAATTAGGCGTGCAAGCCGAAGTTCAAGGCGTCGCCGGCACCTGGAAAGATTTAACGGATAGCGTTAATTCAATGGCCGGTAACTTAACCGCCCAAGTTCGGAATATTGCGGAAGTCACGACAGCAGTTGCAAACGGCGACCTTTCTAAGAAAATTACCGTAGATGTAAAAGGCGAAATTTTAGAGCTGAAAAACACGATCAACATCATGGTGGATCAGCTCAACTCTTTTGCCTCAGAAGTAACACGGGTAGCGAGAGAAGTCGGAACCGAAGGCAAATTAGGTGTGCAGGCAGATGTGCGCGGAGTCGCCGGCACCTGGAAAGATTTAACAGATAGCGTTAACTCAATGGCCGGTAACTTAACCGCCCAAGTTCGGAACATCGCGGAAGTGACGACGGCTGTAGCTAATGGGGATTTGTCTAAGAAAATTACGGTTGACGTAAAAGGTGAAATTTTAGAGCTGAAAAATACCGTCAACATCATGGTGGATCAGCTCAACTCCTTTGCCTCAGAAGTGACACGGGTGGCGCGAGAAGTCGGTTCGGAAGGGAAATTAGGTGTACAAGCGGAAGTTCGAGGCGTTGCCGGCACCTGGAAAGATTTAACAGATAGCGTAAATTTCATGGCCGGCTCATTAACCGCCCAAGTGCGGAATATTGCCGAAGTCACGACAGCTGTAGCTAATGGCGACCTTTCCAAGAAAATCACCGTTGACGTTAGAGGTGAAATTTTAGAGCTGAAAAACACCATCAACATCATGGTGGATCAGCTCAACTCCTTTGCCTCAGAAGTCACGCGGGTGGCGCGAGAGGTGGGAACCGAAGGCAAATTAGGCGTACAAGCGGAAGTGCGAGGGGTTGCCGGCACCTGGAAAGACTTAACGGATAGCGTTAACTCAATGGCCGGCAATCTAACCGCCCAAGTGCGGAATATTGCAGAGGTGACGACGGCTGTAGCGAACGGAGACCTTTCCAAGAAAATTACGGTTGACGTAAAAGGTGAAATTTTAGAGCTGAAAAACACCATCAACATCATGGTCGATCAGCTCAACTCCTTCGCCTCAGAAGTCACGCGGGTGGCGCGAGAGGTGGGTTCGGAAGGGAAATTAGGCGGTCAAGCAGATGTTAAGGGGGTTGCCGGCACCTGGAAAGATTTAACGGATAGCGTTAATTTCATGGCCGGCTCATTAACCGCCCAAGTGCGGAATATTGCGGAAGTGACGACGGCTGTAGCGAACGGGGATCTCTCGAAGAAAATTACGGTTGACGTTAAAGGGGAAATTTTAGAGCTGAAAAACACCATAAACATCATGGTGGATCAGCTCAACTCCTTCGCCTCAGAAGTAACACGGGTGGCGCGAGAGGTGGGAACTGAGGGGAAATTGGGTGTGCAAGCGGAAGTGCGAGGGGTTGCCGGCACCTGGAAAGACTTAACCGACAACGTGAACTCAATGGCCGGCAATCTAACCGCCCAAGTGCGGAACATTGCCGAAGTGGCAACCGCGATTGCAAATGGCGACCTCTCCAAGAAAATTACGGTTGACGTTAAAGGTGAAATTTTAGAGCTGAAAAACACGATCAACGTCATGGTGGATCAGCTTAGCTCGTTTGCCTCGGAAGTAACACGGGTGGCGCGAGAGGTGGGAACCGAAGGGAAATTAGGCGTGCAAGCGGAAGTCCGAGGCGTCGCCGGCACCTGGAAAGACTTAACCGACAACGTGAACTCAATGGCCGGTAACCTGACAGCCCAGGTGCGGAACATTGCGGAGGTGGCAACCGCAATCGCAAATGGCGACCTCTCCAAGAAAATTACCGTACAGGTGAAAGGTGAAATTTTAGAGCTGAAAAACACGATCAACGTCATGGTGGATCAGCTCAGCTCGTTTGCCTCGGAAGTAACACGGGTGGCGCGAGAGGTGGGTTCGGAAGGGAAATTAGGCGGTCAGGCAGATGTGCGCGGAGTCGCCGGCACCTGGAAAGATTTAACCGATAGCGTGAATTTCATGGCCGGCTCATTAACCGCGCAAGTGCGAAACATTGCGGCTGTAACGACGGCTGTAGCTAACGGCGACCTTTCTAAGAAGATTACGGTTGATGTTAAAGGGGAAATTTTAGAGCTGAAAAACACCGTCAACGTTATGGTGGATCAGCTCAACTCCTTCGCTTCAGAAGTCACGCGGGTGGCGCGAGAGGTGGGAACCGAAGGGAAATTAGGCGTACAAGCGGAAGTTCGAGGGGTAGCCGGCACCTGGAAAGACTTAACCGACAGCGTTAACTCAATGGCCGGTAATCTCACAGCCCAGGTGCGGAATATTGCGGAAGTGACGACGGCTGTAGCAAACGGGGATCTGTCTAAGAAAATTACGGTTGACGTTAAAGGTGAAATTTTAGAGCTGAAAAACACCATAAACATCATGGTGGATCAGCTCAGCTCGTTTGCCTCGGAAGTCACGCGGGTGGCGCGAGAGGTGGGAACCGAGGGCAAATTGGGTGTGCAGGCGTATGTTAAGGGCGTTGCCGGCACCTGGAAAGACTTAACCGACAACGTGAACTCGATGGCCGGTAACCTCACAGCCCAGGTGCGGAATATTGCCGAAGTAACCAAAGCGGTGGCAAACGGCGACCTTTCTAAGAAGATTACCGTTGATGTCAAAGGCGAGATTTTGGATCTGAAGAACACCATTAACGTTATGGTGGATCAGCTCAGCTCGTTTGCTTCAGAAGTTACACGGGTGGCGCGAGAAGTTGGTTCGGAAGGGAAATTAGGCGGTCAGGCAGATGTCAAGGGCGTCGCCGGCACCTGGAAAGACCTTACCGACAACGTGAACTCAATGGCCGGCAATCTGACAGCCCAAGTGCGAGGCATTGCCCGCGTGGTCACGGCAGTTGCTAATGGTGACTTGAAGCGGAAACTGATGCTAGAGGCAAAGGGGGAAATTGAAACCTTAGCCGACACGATCAACGAGATGATCGACACGCTGGCGACGTTTGCCGATCAAGTTACTACAGTAGCGCGAGAAGTGGGCATTGAAGGCAAACTGGGTGGTCAGGCCAAAGTGCCGGGTGCTGCGGGAACCTGGAGGGCGCTGACAGACAACGTGAACGAACTGGCAGCGAATTTAACCACCCAGATCCGAACGATTGCTGAAATTGCAACCGCCGTGACGAAGGGCGATTTGACCCGAACCATTAACGTCCAAGCCGAAGGCGAGGTGGCCGTCCTTAAAGACAACATCAACCAGATGATTGCCAACCTGCGAGAAACAACGCAGAAAAACACTGAGCAAGACTGGTTGAAGACCAATTTGGCTAAGTTTACCCGGATGCTACAGGGTCAGCGAGACTTGGAGACGGTTTCCAAACTCATCCTCTCAGAATTGGCTCCTTTGGTTTCCGCTCAACATGGGGTGTTCTACCTCATGGAAGCCGGGATCACGCATCAACCCTTTTTGAAACTCCTCAGCACTTATGCTTATCGTGAGCGCAAGCATCTGGCAAATCAGTTCCACTTGGGTGAAGGGTTAGTCGGACAGTGTGCTTTGGAGCGGGAACGAATTCTGCTAACTGAGGTGCCGAACGACTATATCAAGATCAGCTCTGGTTTAGGGGAATCGACGCCGCTTAATGCCGTTGTGCTGCCGGTGTTGTTTGAGGGGCAAGTGACGGCGGTGATTGAATTAGCCTCGTTCCGCCGCTTTAGTGAGATTCACCTGACGTTCTTCGATCAGCTCACGGAAAGTATTGCCATCGTGCTCAATACAATCGCCGCCAGTATGCGGACTGAGGAATTACTCAAACAGTCCACAGCACTGGCAGAAGAACTGCAAACCCAGCAGAAAGAACTGACAGAGACGAACAAGCGATTAGAACAGCAAGCTCAATCATTGAAAGCTTCTGAGGAACTGCTGAAAAACCAGCAGGAACAGTTGCAGCAAACCAACGAAGAACTCGAAGAAAAGGCGCGGTTGCTGTCCGATCAAAACCGGGAAGTTGAACGCAAGAATGGTGAGATTGAACAGGCGAGGCAGTCTGTGGAGGAGAAAGCCGAACAGTTGGCGCTTACTTCTAAATACAAGTCAGAGTTTTTGGCGAATATGTCGCACGAGTTGCGGACGCCGCTCAATAGCTTGTTAATTTTAGCCCGACTGCTTTCAGATAACGCCGATGGCAATCTTAGCCCCAAGCAGGTGGAATACACCCGCACCATTCATTCTGCCGGCACCGATCTGCTGGGCTTGATTAATGACATCCTCGATTTGGCCAAAATTGAATCCGGAACCATGTCAGTGGAAATTGATCCGCTGCTGTTTACAGATTTGTCCAACCAGATGGAGCGCACGTTCCGTCAAGTCGCCCAGGATAAGGGCTTGAGCTTCAGCCTTGTTTTTGATGAGAAGCTGCCGAGGGCGATCTATACCGACTCGAAACGCTTGCAGCAAGTGCTGAAAAATTTGCTCTCCAACGCCTTTAAATTTACAGACTCTGGAGAGGTGCGGTTGCGAGTAGAGCAAGCTATCCAGGGATGGAGTCCTGAGCAGGAAACATTAAATCGCGCCCAGACTGTCGTCGCTTTCGCCGTGATGGACACCGGCATCGGCATCGCCCCCGAAAAACAAAAAGTCATTTTTGAAGCGTTCCAGCAGGCAGATGGCACCACCAGCCGCAAATATGGCGGCACCGGCTTGGGCTTGTCCATCAGCCGCGAAATCGCCCGACTCCTCGGCGGAGAAATTGTCTTAGTTAGCAGCCTCGGCCACGGCAGTACCTTCACCCTCTACTTGCCCCAAACCTATATGCCGCCGGTGAACCCTCCCAAGCCTGAAGACTTGCACTACCTATCGCTGGAGCGGCGCGATTCCGACGGAGGGCGTAGCAGCAATCTCGCACAATTCCGGCAATGGAATCCAGATAAGCGTAAGGAGGAAGCCCCGTTGCTTCGCGCCCCGAGTAAAGAGAATTCTACCTCTAACGGCGCTCCTGACTCAGAATCCCTGCAAGGCTTCAACAACGATCCTTCCTCCTTCGCGATCTCGCAGCAACTAAGTGACGATCGCGATAATATTCAACCCGGCGATCAGATGCTGTTGATTGTGGAGGACGACATGAACTTCGCCCGTATCCTCTTAGATCTGGCACGACAGGTCGGCTTTAAAGGGCTTGTGGCATTGCGTAGCGAAAGCGGCTTGACGATGGCCCAGGAACTTCAACCCCACGCCATCATGCTCGATATCCGGCTGCCAGGAATGGACGGCTGGACGGTTCTTGATCGTTTAAAGCATAACCCGGCAACTCGTCATATCCCGGTTCATATCCTCACGGTTGAGGCGGCGCGGCAGCGGGGGTTGAAAATGGGAGCGCTGGCTTATCTGCAAAAGCCTGTTAGCAGCGAGGCGCTGGTTGAGGGGTTGGTGAATATCAAACGTTTTGTTGAGCGTCCGGTGAAGAACTTGCTGGTGGTGGTTGTTAACGAAAATCAGCGTCAAAATATTGTCGAATTGATCGGCAACAGCGACGTCGTCACCACTGTAGCGGGAACGGGTGAGGAGGCGCTCTCAGCTCTAAAAGTCGGGACGGATGATGCTGTAGGCCGGCCCTACGATTGTGTGGTCATCGATTTGGATCTACCTGATATGAACGGGTTGGAACTGATTGAGCAGATCACTCAGGAGTTGACCGCCGGCTCAGGCGCTGGTGTCCCTCTGCCCATTATCGTTTACACCGAGAAAACCTTAACTGAACAGCAAGCATTGGAACTCAAGCGGATTTCTGAAAGCATCATCATTAAAGTCTTGAGTTCGCCAGAAAGTCTGTTTAATGAAACGGCTTTGTTCCTACACCGGGTTCAAGAGAATTTGCCCGAACCCAAACGGCAAATGATTGAAAAGCTGTATCAAATAGACCCGCTTCTGGTCGGCAAAAAAGTCTTGATCGTAGATGACGATGTCCGCAATATCTTCGCGCTAACCAGTATGTTAGAGCGCCATCAAATGCACGTCTTAAATGCCGAAAGCGGGGCTGATGGCATTTCTAAGTTGCAAACAATACCGGACATTGATGTTGTCTTGATGGATGTGATGATGCCAACAATGGATGGGTATGAAGCCATGCGCCATATCCGCCAAATTTCTAAATTCCGCTCTCTCCCGATGATCGCCCTCACGGCTAAAGCCATGAAAGGTGATCGGGAAAAAAGCTTGGAAGCCGGTGCGTCTGACTATATTACCAAGCCGGTTGATACTGAGCAGTTGCTC